In Chloroflexaceae bacterium, the following proteins share a genomic window:
- a CDS encoding class I SAM-dependent methyltransferase, protein MNTWNPSPQYQKIARANQQYYAKTAHLYDQTETCATNVILQQHLERDLDDVLRLIGKPYHTIEALDACGGSGNVSIKLLRRGVTTITCDISIEMLKICRDRCIAEDLPFRVVCAEIAGFLEATPRRFDLIVFSSALHHLEDIDGVLNLAIRSLKPGGVIFSTFDPSAHLPRYVHWITWLDYVWFKIFCQPTDVKAAVIRRLRRTLGQVSSKDQADLADENLGYLAEYHVEHGIDDRALVERLRARGVEIVRHEREAGARFALTRAMLRALGVTTTFKMVLRVPEQGR, encoded by the coding sequence ATGAACACCTGGAATCCTTCCCCACAATATCAAAAAATTGCCAGAGCAAACCAGCAGTATTATGCAAAGACGGCGCATCTCTATGATCAAACCGAAACCTGCGCCACAAATGTGATTTTGCAACAACATCTTGAGCGTGATCTTGATGACGTTCTCAGATTGATCGGGAAACCATATCATACCATTGAGGCTCTTGATGCATGCGGCGGATCGGGCAACGTTTCAATTAAACTGCTGCGTCGCGGCGTTACGACGATCACCTGCGACATTTCAATCGAAATGCTCAAAATCTGTCGGGATCGCTGCATCGCTGAGGACTTGCCCTTTAGAGTCGTCTGCGCTGAAATTGCAGGCTTTCTGGAAGCCACGCCCAGAAGGTTTGATCTGATCGTGTTCTCTTCGGCGCTCCATCATCTCGAAGACATTGATGGGGTCCTGAATCTGGCGATCCGTAGCCTCAAGCCCGGAGGTGTTATCTTTTCCACCTTTGATCCATCGGCCCATCTTCCGCGCTACGTCCATTGGATTACCTGGCTTGACTACGTGTGGTTCAAGATCTTCTGTCAACCCACTGACGTGAAAGCTGCTGTCATCCGTCGTCTACGGCGCACCCTGGGACAAGTCTCATCCAAGGATCAGGCTGATCTGGCCGATGAGAACCTGGGATACCTCGCTGAGTATCACGTTGAGCATGGGATCGATGATCGGGCGCTGGTCGAGCGCCTTCGAGCGCGAGGGGTTGAGATCGTGCGGCACGAACGTGAAGCTGGCGCTCGCTTTGCACTTACCCGAGCCATGCTCCGAGCGCTTGGGGTGACTACAACGTTTAAAATGGTTCTACGCGTTCCTGAACAGGGGCGGTAG
- a CDS encoding NAD-dependent epimerase/dehydratase family protein, which yields MSVAIITGSAGLIGSEAVAYFAARGLEIAGIDNDMRRYFFGNEASTRWNQQRLQREVRGYTHYDVDIRDREAVERIFARYGRQIALVIHAAAQPSHDWAAREPLTDFAVNATGTLHLLEATRRYAPEAVFIFTSTNKVYGDAPNRLPLVEQELRWEIDPAHPYAGGISEDMSIDQSLHSLFGASKVAADVLVQEYGRYFGMRTACFRGGCLTGPNHAGAQLHGFLAYLMRCTMTGTPYTVFGYKGKQVRDNIHSADLIRAFDAFFRQPRVAEVYNIGGGRESNCSMLEAIQICERITGKTLRWSYSETNRVGDHIWWISDLRRFKSHYPEWRLEYDVPAILREIYEVNRERWR from the coding sequence GTGAGCGTTGCGATTATTACGGGATCTGCCGGTTTAATCGGCTCCGAGGCTGTCGCGTACTTTGCGGCCCGAGGTCTGGAGATCGCCGGGATCGACAATGATATGCGGCGCTACTTTTTCGGCAATGAGGCTTCGACGCGCTGGAACCAGCAACGTCTGCAGCGGGAGGTGCGCGGGTATACCCACTACGATGTTGACATTCGTGATCGGGAGGCGGTTGAACGGATCTTCGCGCGGTACGGGAGGCAAATCGCGCTGGTGATCCACGCCGCGGCCCAGCCTAGCCACGACTGGGCCGCTCGCGAGCCGCTTACCGATTTCGCCGTGAATGCTACCGGGACGCTTCACCTCCTCGAAGCCACTCGCCGTTACGCTCCTGAGGCGGTCTTTATCTTCACCTCGACGAACAAGGTGTACGGTGATGCGCCAAACCGCTTGCCCCTGGTGGAGCAGGAACTGCGCTGGGAGATTGATCCCGCCCATCCCTACGCCGGTGGAATCAGCGAAGATATGTCAATTGATCAGAGCCTGCACAGTCTCTTCGGCGCCTCGAAGGTTGCCGCCGATGTGCTCGTGCAGGAGTACGGCCGCTATTTCGGGATGCGCACCGCCTGTTTTCGCGGCGGGTGTCTCACCGGCCCCAACCATGCCGGGGCCCAGCTTCATGGCTTCCTGGCCTACCTGATGCGCTGCACAATGACCGGGACGCCCTACACGGTTTTTGGTTACAAAGGCAAGCAGGTGCGCGACAATATTCATAGCGCCGACCTGATCCGAGCCTTTGATGCGTTCTTCCGGCAGCCAAGGGTTGCCGAGGTCTATAACATCGGCGGCGGACGCGAGAGTAACTGCTCGATGCTTGAAGCCATCCAGATCTGCGAGCGTATTACCGGCAAGACCTTGCGCTGGAGTTACTCGGAGACGAACCGGGTCGGCGACCATATCTGGTGGATCAGTGATTTGCGCCGGTTTAAGTCGCACTACCCCGAGTGGCGCCTGGAGTACGACGTGCCGGCGATTTTGCGCGAGATCTATGAAGTCAATCGCGAGCGCTGGCGCTAA
- a CDS encoding WecB/TagA/CpsF family glycosyltransferase, which produces MIDQGKRNLLGVLIDAVDYEAAVERVLAAARARRSFALSALAVHGVMTGVLDATHRYRLNRLDLVAPDGQPVRWALNVLHHARLPDRVYGPTLTLMVCERAAAEELPVYFYGSRAEVLERLTQRLQARFPGLIIAGAQPSRFRQVTPDEQRAIAAAIAASGAAITFVGLGCPRQEVWAYEHRELLSMPVLAVGAAFDFHAGTLPQAPAILQRVGLEWAFRLAQEPRRLWQRYLYLNPLYLWMVLLQATGITRFDPDRAIAPEAPLCYG; this is translated from the coding sequence ATGATCGATCAAGGAAAGCGTAATCTCCTCGGAGTCCTGATAGATGCTGTAGACTATGAGGCGGCGGTGGAGCGCGTGCTCGCCGCGGCACGGGCGCGACGATCCTTTGCCCTGTCCGCCCTGGCGGTCCATGGGGTAATGACCGGCGTTCTTGATGCCACCCATCGCTACCGTCTGAACCGACTCGATCTGGTGGCGCCCGATGGCCAGCCGGTGCGCTGGGCCTTGAATGTATTGCATCATGCGCGGTTGCCTGACCGGGTATACGGGCCGACGCTGACCTTAATGGTCTGCGAAAGGGCGGCCGCTGAAGAACTGCCGGTCTACTTCTACGGCAGCCGCGCTGAAGTGCTGGAACGCTTGACGCAGCGCCTGCAGGCGCGGTTCCCCGGGCTGATCATTGCTGGCGCGCAACCCTCCCGCTTCCGCCAGGTAACGCCCGATGAGCAGCGCGCTATCGCGGCCGCCATCGCCGCGAGCGGCGCGGCGATTACCTTCGTCGGTCTTGGATGCCCGCGCCAGGAGGTGTGGGCATATGAACACCGCGAACTGCTTTCTATGCCGGTGCTTGCCGTGGGAGCAGCCTTCGATTTTCATGCCGGCACGCTGCCGCAGGCACCGGCCATCCTGCAACGCGTCGGTCTAGAATGGGCCTTTCGCCTGGCGCAAGAACCCCGCCGTCTCTGGCAACGCTACCTCTATCTCAACCCGTTGTACCTCTGGATGGTTCTGTTGCAGGCAACGGGGATCACCCGGTTTGATCCTGACCGCGCCATAGCGCCCGAGGCGCCGCTGTGTTACGGATAA
- a CDS encoding sugar transferase: MLERLRYRVIGSVLAWDLALTLFTLYIASHIRITLEFGLDLPAEAAQLPWQIYLAVALIWLVVFLLLTPQRALFTRSLLEAIGRLIGAVVLASASFAGLLYLSLREVSRLQFLYFVALNLSVLLIFHLGVRAYAYSRNRLHTRRRALVVGDVSTAERLADEFSRRPWTGVTVVGYTSDALDAPGRVPRLGSVEETLRLIHQHQVDEVIFALPYQQQERVARLSLSLLQEPVMVHMVPSVLDLIFARTPVETVGGIPLISLRESALTEPQRILKRLFDIFASATLLLLLSPLMLLIALLIKLESPGPVFFMQERIGEQGRRFKMIKFRSMYQDAERRWHEVARRDEQGNLIHKMEDDPRVTRIGRKLRRTSLDELPQLINVLRGEMSLVGPRPEMPYVAAEYQPWQWQRFRVPPGITGWWQVNGRSDKPMHLHTEDDLYYIQNYSFWLDLRILFKTLIVVWRGEGAY, translated from the coding sequence ATGCTCGAACGGTTACGTTATCGGGTCATCGGAAGCGTTCTCGCCTGGGATCTGGCGCTCACGCTCTTCACCCTCTATATCGCTTCGCACATTCGTATAACCCTCGAATTCGGCCTGGATCTGCCTGCCGAGGCGGCCCAGTTGCCCTGGCAGATCTACCTCGCTGTAGCCCTGATCTGGCTGGTGGTCTTTCTCTTGCTTACACCGCAACGGGCGCTGTTCACCCGCAGCCTCCTGGAAGCGATTGGCCGTCTGATAGGCGCAGTGGTCCTTGCTTCGGCCAGTTTCGCCGGGTTGCTCTATCTCTCGCTGCGCGAGGTCTCGCGGTTGCAGTTCCTCTACTTCGTTGCGCTAAACCTTAGCGTCTTGCTCATCTTTCACCTTGGCGTGCGAGCCTACGCCTATTCGCGCAACCGCCTGCATACTCGACGCCGAGCGCTGGTAGTGGGCGATGTCAGCACGGCTGAACGCCTCGCCGATGAGTTTAGTCGCCGCCCCTGGACAGGGGTGACCGTTGTGGGCTATACCAGTGACGCGCTGGATGCGCCGGGGCGCGTGCCGCGTCTGGGGTCCGTGGAAGAGACCCTCCGGTTGATCCATCAGCATCAAGTAGATGAAGTGATCTTCGCCCTGCCCTACCAGCAGCAGGAACGGGTGGCCCGGCTCTCGCTCAGCCTGCTGCAGGAGCCGGTCATGGTGCATATGGTCCCCAGCGTGCTGGACCTAATCTTCGCCCGCACGCCTGTGGAAACCGTCGGCGGTATTCCGCTGATCAGTCTGCGCGAGTCGGCCCTTACCGAGCCGCAGCGGATCCTCAAACGCCTCTTCGATATCTTCGCCAGCGCCACATTGCTGCTCCTCCTGTCACCCTTGATGCTGCTGATCGCCCTGTTGATCAAGCTGGAATCGCCCGGTCCGGTCTTTTTCATGCAAGAGCGGATCGGTGAGCAAGGGCGCCGATTCAAGATGATCAAGTTTCGTAGCATGTATCAGGATGCCGAGCGTCGCTGGCACGAGGTGGCCAGACGTGATGAACAGGGCAATCTGATCCATAAGATGGAGGATGACCCGCGCGTTACCCGCATCGGGCGCAAGTTGCGCCGCACCAGTCTTGATGAGTTGCCGCAGTTGATCAATGTGCTGCGGGGTGAGATGAGCCTCGTTGGCCCGCGGCCAGAGATGCCCTACGTCGCCGCCGAGTACCAGCCCTGGCAGTGGCAGCGTTTCCGCGTCCCTCCGGGCATCACCGGCTGGTGGCAGGTCAACGGGCGAAGCGATAAACCAATGCACCTGCACACGGAGGACGATCTGTACTATATTCAGAACTATTCTTTCTGGCTCGATCTGCGAATCCTCTTCAAGACGCTGATTGTGGTCTGGCGAGGCGAGGGAGCCTACTGA
- a CDS encoding glycosyltransferase family 39 protein has product MTIALIGQTLLRWLLPLALIHGLLYLLMVPPWQHYDEPSHFEYAMQIALGEGAAPGGKSVQLSHEIADSMYRHRFWPPGVRPDLLGPEPAPVGENQRIHPPLYYTLIAFPLHQIRYLAVEAQLYLARAISVLFYTLTVLAAWRIAVTVTPDEPALQIALPLLVLLTPTFADLMTAVNNDVLVNMAATAAILGTVQLIRDGPRPSALALAVLGLIVAVLAKRIGLVLVPLIGFALLSSLHRRPVRRRLVAGIGLVMLAVAGIAAFRPVTVEGPSGPHLVLAARSWLAALDAAYLRLDIDNWIRSVSDPDLIGERYRYLIYVAFTSFWARFSWGQASAGPVWDWVFAFLALAAMLGLARGFLTARRALPLWQQRCMWLFFGAVTLGWMALFARLHPLPPLEFEVYIPRGRYMFWAIVPTLWLLLVGLRLLLPAGWRIAGTWLLVALFVIFDLVALVTIATTLR; this is encoded by the coding sequence GTGACCATTGCTCTCATTGGGCAGACTCTCCTGCGCTGGCTGCTGCCGCTGGCGCTCATACACGGGTTGCTGTACCTGTTGATGGTTCCACCCTGGCAGCACTATGACGAGCCGAGCCACTTTGAGTACGCGATGCAGATCGCCCTCGGTGAAGGCGCAGCACCGGGCGGCAAGTCGGTCCAGCTCAGCCATGAAATCGCCGACTCGATGTATCGCCACCGCTTCTGGCCGCCAGGAGTGCGCCCGGACCTGCTGGGACCGGAGCCGGCGCCCGTGGGGGAAAATCAGCGCATTCACCCGCCTCTGTACTATACGCTGATTGCCTTCCCCCTTCACCAGATACGCTATCTGGCGGTGGAAGCTCAGCTCTACCTCGCACGGGCCATCAGTGTTCTGTTCTATACCCTGACCGTTCTTGCCGCCTGGCGTATAGCCGTTACCGTCACACCGGACGAGCCGGCGCTCCAGATTGCGCTTCCCCTCCTGGTGCTGCTGACCCCGACGTTTGCCGATCTTATGACGGCGGTGAACAACGACGTCCTTGTCAATATGGCTGCAACAGCGGCCATCCTCGGCACAGTGCAGTTAATCCGTGACGGCCCGCGTCCGTCGGCTCTGGCCCTGGCCGTTCTCGGGTTGATTGTAGCTGTGCTTGCCAAGCGCATCGGTCTGGTCCTGGTCCCGCTGATTGGATTTGCGCTGCTATCGTCGCTGCACCGCCGTCCCGTGCGGCGCCGCCTGGTTGCCGGCATCGGCCTGGTAATGCTCGCCGTTGCCGGCATTGCCGCATTCCGGCCCGTGACCGTTGAGGGCCCCAGCGGCCCGCACCTTGTCCTCGCTGCTCGTTCCTGGCTTGCCGCGCTCGATGCAGCCTATCTGCGGCTGGATATAGACAACTGGATTCGCTCAGTGAGCGATCCCGATCTGATTGGCGAACGCTACCGGTACCTGATCTACGTTGCCTTCACCAGTTTCTGGGCGCGCTTTTCCTGGGGGCAGGCGTCGGCGGGACCCGTCTGGGACTGGGTGTTTGCCTTCCTGGCGCTGGCCGCGATGCTCGGTCTGGCGCGGGGCTTCCTGACGGCGCGCCGGGCATTGCCACTATGGCAACAGCGCTGCATGTGGCTGTTCTTCGGCGCGGTCACCCTCGGCTGGATGGCTCTCTTCGCCCGGCTGCATCCCTTGCCGCCGCTGGAATTTGAGGTGTATATTCCACGAGGACGCTACATGTTCTGGGCCATCGTTCCAACCCTCTGGCTGCTACTGGTAGGCCTGCGTCTCCTGCTTCCCGCTGGCTGGCGCATTGCTGGAACCTGGCTTCTGGTGGCGTTGTTCGTCATCTTCGATCTGGTTGCCCTTGTGACAATCGCCACGACCTTGCGTTGA
- a CDS encoding glycosyltransferase family 2 protein gives MNDRPLLSIIMPCYNEAATLPQILDRVYAVDLDKEVIAVDDHSADATLEVLRAEAARRPRLTVISHPRNRGKGAAVRSGLAHARGQITIIQDADLEYDPDDYYALVKPIVDRRVDVVFGSRFLGSHTGMYFWNAIGNKGLTFLTNFLFNCWISDMETCYKVMRTEIIRELNLESNDFRLEPEITAKVLKRGHRILEVPITYIGRTYEEGKKMKPSQGFYAILALFRYRFTD, from the coding sequence ATGAACGATCGTCCCCTCCTCTCCATTATTATGCCCTGCTACAATGAGGCAGCCACGCTGCCCCAGATCCTGGACCGCGTGTACGCAGTGGATCTGGATAAAGAAGTCATCGCCGTTGATGACCATTCCGCTGACGCCACGCTCGAAGTGCTGCGCGCCGAGGCCGCGCGCCGTCCACGTCTGACAGTGATCAGTCATCCCCGGAACCGCGGCAAGGGCGCGGCCGTGCGCAGCGGCCTGGCCCATGCCCGTGGGCAGATCACTATCATCCAGGACGCTGATCTGGAGTACGATCCGGATGACTACTACGCTCTCGTGAAGCCTATCGTTGACCGGCGCGTGGATGTGGTCTTTGGCAGCCGCTTTCTAGGCAGCCACACGGGGATGTACTTCTGGAACGCGATTGGCAACAAAGGGCTTACCTTCCTGACTAACTTTCTCTTCAACTGCTGGATCTCGGATATGGAAACGTGCTACAAAGTGATGCGCACGGAGATTATCCGCGAGTTGAACCTGGAGAGCAACGATTTTCGTCTCGAGCCGGAGATTACCGCCAAGGTGCTCAAGCGCGGTCATCGCATCCTCGAAGTGCCGATCACTTACATCGGTCGCACCTATGAGGAGGGCAAGAAAATGAAACCCAGCCAGGGCTTTTATGCTATTCTGGCCCTCTTCCGGTACCGGTTCACCGATTAA
- a CDS encoding glycosyltransferase, with translation MRIAMISVHSSPLARLGSKEAGGMNVYVRELARELGSRGIPVDIFTRSQEAACPTVEALSCGVRVINLHTGPAAPYDKNWVLTYLPEFVSRMRCFAEGEDLTYDLIHSHYWLSGEAALRLRCSWGVPVVHMFHTLGAMKNQVARSSDESESGQRIAIERRLLHEVDAVVAATPLDRAQMVWHYGADPRRIHVVPCGVDLRRFRPRPQAEARAELGLPAEERLLVCVGRMEPLKGMDGLIRALPLILARGIGARVLLIGGDDERHPARWNAEQRRLAALRRELGVAERVRFLGAQPQERLPAYFAAADVVVAPSHYESFGLAALEAMASGAAVVASRAGGLALTIEDGRSGLLAPPDDHHALAAQILRVLEDPALARALRAGARRRAEEYGWDAVARRIGALYEQAIAERLAAWAARRPLAQVS, from the coding sequence GTGCGCATTGCAATGATCAGCGTGCACAGCAGCCCGCTGGCGCGCCTGGGGAGCAAGGAAGCCGGTGGCATGAACGTCTATGTGCGCGAACTGGCCCGCGAGCTGGGCAGTCGCGGCATTCCAGTAGATATTTTCACCCGCAGTCAGGAAGCGGCTTGCCCAACGGTGGAGGCGCTAAGTTGCGGGGTGCGGGTGATCAACCTGCACACCGGTCCAGCGGCGCCGTATGACAAAAATTGGGTGCTCACCTATCTGCCTGAGTTCGTCAGCCGGATGCGCTGCTTCGCCGAGGGCGAGGATCTGACCTATGATCTGATCCACAGCCACTACTGGCTTTCAGGTGAGGCGGCGCTGCGGTTGCGCTGTAGCTGGGGTGTGCCAGTCGTGCACATGTTTCACACCCTCGGAGCCATGAAAAACCAGGTGGCCCGAAGCAGCGACGAGAGCGAAAGCGGGCAGCGCATCGCCATCGAGCGGCGCCTGCTGCACGAGGTTGATGCGGTGGTCGCCGCGACGCCCCTCGACCGGGCGCAGATGGTCTGGCACTACGGCGCCGACCCGCGGCGCATCCACGTCGTCCCCTGCGGCGTGGATCTGCGGCGTTTTCGGCCCCGGCCACAGGCCGAAGCGCGGGCTGAACTGGGCCTGCCCGCAGAGGAGCGGCTGCTGGTGTGCGTGGGGCGCATGGAGCCGTTGAAAGGCATGGACGGGCTCATCCGCGCCCTGCCGCTGATTCTGGCCCGGGGCATCGGGGCGCGCGTCTTGCTGATCGGCGGCGACGATGAGCGCCACCCGGCGCGCTGGAACGCCGAACAGCGCCGACTCGCCGCCTTGCGCCGCGAACTGGGCGTTGCTGAACGGGTGCGCTTCCTCGGCGCGCAGCCCCAGGAACGGCTGCCGGCATACTTTGCCGCCGCTGATGTAGTAGTGGCGCCTTCGCATTACGAATCCTTCGGTCTGGCGGCTCTGGAGGCAATGGCCAGCGGCGCCGCGGTGGTCGCCAGTCGCGCCGGGGGCCTGGCGCTGACGATTGAAGATGGGCGCAGTGGATTGCTTGCGCCGCCTGACGACCATCATGCCCTGGCAGCGCAGATCCTGCGCGTGCTGGAAGATCCCGCCCTGGCCAGGGCATTACGAGCCGGAGCGCGCCGACGGGCTGAGGAGTATGGCTGGGACGCGGTTGCCCGGCGCATCGGCGCCCTCTACGAGCAGGCTATTGCCGAGCGGCTGGCGGCCTGGGCGGCCCGGCGCCCACTGGCTCAGGTATCGTAG
- a CDS encoding photosynthetic reaction center subunit L, with the protein MSRAKAKDPRFPDFSYTVEEGARATRVPGGRTIEELEPEYKIKGRTTFSALFKTDPFDFWVGPFYVGFWGLVSVLGIIFGTYFYIDATILRGPYSYPQNFFAGRIDPPPAEVGLALVGPGQPGFAWQMTVFFATLAFFGWLMRQVDISMKLRMGYHIAVAYGVVFSSWLTLQIIRPILLGQWHEGFVLGIMPHLDWVSNFGYRYNNFFYNPFHALGITGLFGSTWLLACHGSLILSAAQYRGPEGGDIENMFFRDTIIYSIGESGIHRLGFIFACGGVLSANLCILFSGWPVQDWVSFWNFWNTLPWWSGV; encoded by the coding sequence ATGAGTAGAGCCAAGGCCAAAGACCCTCGCTTCCCCGACTTTTCGTACACTGTTGAGGAGGGCGCCCGCGCCACGCGGGTGCCTGGCGGGCGAACGATTGAGGAATTGGAGCCCGAGTACAAGATCAAAGGCCGGACCACCTTCAGCGCCCTGTTCAAGACTGACCCCTTTGATTTCTGGGTCGGGCCGTTCTACGTTGGCTTCTGGGGGTTAGTATCGGTCCTGGGGATCATCTTCGGAACCTATTTCTACATTGACGCAACCATTCTGCGCGGGCCGTACTCTTATCCTCAGAACTTCTTCGCCGGGCGCATTGATCCGCCCCCCGCCGAGGTGGGCCTGGCCCTCGTCGGCCCCGGGCAACCGGGCTTTGCCTGGCAGATGACGGTGTTCTTCGCCACCCTGGCCTTCTTCGGCTGGCTGATGCGCCAGGTTGACATCAGCATGAAGCTGCGGATGGGCTATCACATCGCAGTGGCCTACGGCGTGGTCTTCTCCTCCTGGCTGACGTTGCAGATCATCCGCCCGATCCTGCTGGGGCAGTGGCACGAAGGCTTCGTGCTGGGCATTATGCCCCATCTGGACTGGGTCTCGAACTTCGGCTACCGCTATAACAACTTCTTCTATAATCCCTTCCACGCTCTGGGGATCACCGGGCTCTTTGGCTCCACATGGCTGCTGGCCTGCCACGGCTCGCTGATTCTGAGCGCGGCGCAGTATCGCGGCCCAGAAGGCGGGGATATCGAGAATATGTTCTTCCGCGATACGATTATTTACTCCATCGGCGAGTCGGGCATCCATCGCCTTGGCTTCATCTTCGCCTGTGGCGGCGTGCTCTCGGCCAATCTCTGCATCTTGTTCTCGGGCTGGCCGGTGCAGGACTGGGTGAGCTTCTGGAACTTCTGGAATACGTTGCCCTGGTGGAGTGGAGTGTAG
- the pufM gene encoding photosynthetic reaction center subunit M gives MATVNTTPGDLELGPRDKGRIGRPIELPILENFGLDSQIGPTYIGFWNLTAYITGGLFFFIWLVVMASQVGWNPLAFAKYFFVLQIDPPPAGYGLGWAPLEQGGWWLISTFFLTISIFAWLMHLYTRAVRLGLKPYLAYGFTGAIILYLVIYIIRPMWMGTWAEAPPHGLKALLDWTNNVSVRYGNFYYNPFHMLSIFFLLGSTVLLAMHAGTIWALEKYAAHEEWQEIQSPGTGTERAQLFWRWCMGFNANAYSIHLWAFWFAWLCGVTGAIGVFLSMPDFVNNWYQWGVEAGINYPDTLPPTLP, from the coding sequence ATGGCTACGGTGAATACCACACCCGGCGATCTGGAACTGGGGCCGCGAGATAAGGGGCGCATCGGCAGGCCTATCGAGTTGCCCATCCTGGAGAACTTCGGTCTTGACAGCCAGATCGGCCCGACCTACATCGGTTTCTGGAACCTGACCGCGTATATTACCGGCGGCCTGTTCTTCTTCATCTGGCTGGTCGTGATGGCTTCCCAGGTGGGCTGGAACCCGCTCGCCTTCGCCAAGTATTTCTTCGTGCTCCAGATTGACCCGCCGCCGGCTGGATACGGGCTGGGCTGGGCGCCGCTGGAACAGGGCGGCTGGTGGTTGATTTCCACCTTCTTCCTCACCATTTCCATCTTCGCCTGGTTGATGCACCTGTACACCCGCGCGGTGCGCCTGGGCCTGAAACCCTACCTGGCCTACGGCTTCACCGGGGCGATTATTCTCTACCTGGTGATCTACATCATCCGCCCGATGTGGATGGGCACCTGGGCCGAGGCCCCGCCCCACGGCCTCAAGGCGCTGCTTGACTGGACCAATAACGTCAGCGTGCGCTACGGCAACTTCTACTACAACCCGTTCCACATGCTCTCGATCTTCTTCCTGCTCGGTTCGACGGTGCTCCTGGCGATGCACGCCGGCACGATATGGGCCCTCGAAAAATACGCCGCCCACGAGGAGTGGCAGGAGATCCAGTCCCCCGGCACGGGCACCGAGCGCGCGCAACTGTTCTGGCGCTGGTGCATGGGCTTTAATGCCAATGCCTACTCCATCCATCTGTGGGCCTTCTGGTTCGCCTGGTTGTGCGGCGTTACCGGCGCGATCGGGGTGTTCCTCTCGATGCCCGATTTTGTGAATAACTGGTACCAGTGGGGCGTCGAGGCCGGCATCAACTATCCGGATACGCTGCCGCCGACGTTGCCCTGA
- a CDS encoding universal stress protein, whose translation MFQTIMLATDGSAPAERAAALAISLARRYAARVIVVHACGPPPDEATGLRLDDVLDERWEEASALVQDTARRMRDLGVVEVATDVVAGTAADAILRCVEVYRPDLLVIGARGRSPWVGLTLGSVSMAVTQGAPCPVLVVK comes from the coding sequence ATGTTCCAGACCATTATGCTCGCGACGGACGGCTCAGCCCCTGCCGAACGGGCAGCCGCTCTGGCAATCTCTCTGGCGCGCCGTTACGCGGCGCGGGTGATTGTGGTGCATGCCTGCGGCCCCCCGCCCGATGAGGCGACAGGGTTGCGTCTGGATGACGTGCTGGACGAGCGCTGGGAAGAGGCCAGCGCTCTGGTGCAAGATACCGCGCGCCGCATGCGCGATCTGGGGGTCGTCGAGGTGGCCACGGACGTCGTAGCCGGAACGGCAGCCGACGCAATTCTGAGGTGTGTAGAGGTGTATCGCCCGGACTTGCTGGTGATCGGCGCGCGCGGGCGCAGCCCCTGGGTCGGGCTTACCTTGGGCAGTGTCAGCATGGCCGTCACCCAGGGGGCCCCGTGCCCGGTGCTGGTGGTCAAATAG
- a CDS encoding universal stress protein, translating to MFRNIILATDGSAAAERAVDYVASLARHYGARVLVLHAMASLPDILGEPNYSQALHAVLEESRGLVEDVAKRLREMGVAEVETDVIEGPASEVILAVVETRAPDLLVIGARGQSPWKGLVLGSVSLAVTQRASCPVLVVK from the coding sequence GTGTTTCGCAACATTATTCTGGCCACCGATGGGTCCGCTGCGGCCGAGCGGGCCGTTGACTACGTCGCGTCGCTGGCCCGGCACTACGGGGCGCGGGTGCTGGTGCTGCACGCGATGGCGTCTCTGCCGGACATTCTCGGCGAGCCGAACTATAGCCAGGCGCTGCACGCGGTGCTGGAAGAGTCGCGCGGCCTGGTGGAAGATGTGGCCAAACGGCTGCGTGAGATGGGTGTCGCCGAGGTCGAAACCGATGTGATCGAAGGGCCGGCCAGTGAGGTGATCCTCGCAGTCGTAGAAACACGCGCGCCCGATTTGCTGGTTATTGGCGCCCGCGGGCAAAGCCCCTGGAAAGGTCTGGTGCTTGGCAGCGTCAGCCTGGCGGTTACGCAGCGGGCGAGCTGCCCAGTGCTGGTGGTGAAATAA